A region of the Pempheris klunzingeri isolate RE-2024b chromosome 6, fPemKlu1.hap1, whole genome shotgun sequence genome:
AGATTTTCATTTGGAGACAGCCTGCTACAAGAGAGGGGAACACAAGGCTCGATCCAGGCTGATACCATTATATCACAAATAATAAGTCACACAGCACAATTTATAACATTACTTTAGCTATACAGCATTATTAGCCCCCGATTGGTTTGCCAAATACAGCTATGAAATGCGATCTTAGCAGCCTTGAATGCGCTTTAATGAGAAATCCTAAAACGGTTAACGATTGCATCCTTTGGTATCTTTGTGCACTaagattaacacacacacacacacacacacacacaaataaaaacatttcatttgtttcacgCTTGCCCGTATTGAGTCAGTCACAGCCAGTCTGGTCCCTGGCTCATGCTAATTTCATGCCACAGTGGGCACAGGGCTCAAAGAGGAAAATTAAAATTAAGAGAGGCAAATAGAAACTCCAGACAGAGTGCACATCAATACTCCAGTGGTACCTTCTTCTCATCTCCTCTTCTGCGCCCCTGCTGCATGACAGGCAGAATCAGGTCAACCAGACATGAAATTGGGATTCCTCTGTAGCAGATCATGACAAACGTCTGTATCAGTCAAGCTGAGAAAAGGAGGCGAGTAGAACCCATTTGAAGCTCTGATGCACCGGCCTTCTGATCCCTCACCATCCATTCAACAGGAGCGGGTCAATGGGACCATAAAGGCTGGTTGATCACAAAAGAAATTGTGGTTTACTACAGCTTTACGAAGATCAGCCTCATAACAGCAAACGCTTCCTCCCTCTCCAGGCTGTTTTAGACACGGGCTCTTCTGAaatcagaggaagaagacaaacGAAccgagaaaaaacaaaaaacagaaaaaaccaGCGAAAAGGAATGTCGAATGCACAGGTCTTGGTGTGAGAGACTTCTGAACCCATGAGGGTGTCATGATGACAGCAGCATGACAAGTGAAGTAAACCAGAGGTGAAGAGAGGAAAGACTGACAGAAAGtcaaacaagagaggaaaatgggAGCATCACAGGCTTTGGCAGCAAGGGAGTTTGCTGCCCCTCTGCCCGTCCATGGTCGGGGGGAGGCTTATGTCCACTACATTGTTGCCTGGAGACTCATCGTGTCCTGATCTGTCCGATATTTGCTTCTGAGATACAATACGGTAGATTTCTGTGAAAGAAAGCGGTGACTGTTCAGTAGAATTTTATTCAGAGATTCACAGTAAGTTGTACGTTATATCTAAATAGTTTATCACTTTTCCTACCTGTGAGAATGTTCTTAAAGGCCTCTTCTACATTGGTGGAGTCCAAGGCGGAGGTTTCAATAAATGAGAGGGTGTTCTTctctgaggatgaggaggaaaagtgAGTTTTGCACATTTAAGCCATTTAAATGGACGTTAACAAGGGATGGCTTAGATAATAACTAGTATTATCTTCAAATAAGCGGTCTTGGGTGGTTAAACTGAAGATTTGTCATACGTAAATTACTCGACTCTAATTACATGATTCTATTTAAAATGCAATGCAGTTTCCCCAGTGGCAGCACTTAAAAAATGTACCTGCGAAGGCTCGAGCCTCATCGGTGGGCACTGCCCTGAGGTGGCGGAGGTCGCTCTTGTTTCCAACCAGCATGATGACGATGTTGTTGTCAGCGTGGTCCCTCAGCTCCTTCAGCCAGCGTTCAACGTTCTCGTATGTCAAGTGTTTGGCGATGTCGTAAACTAGGAGAGCCCCGACGGCCCCCCGGTAATACCTGGTGACAGCATAAACCAGACGAATTCAATACTGTACTCTACTGTTTTAAttccagcagcatcagcatACAAAGGTTTACACACTCACGCTGAGGTGATGGCTCTGTAGCGTTCCTGTCCAGCCGTGTCCCAAATCTGAGCCTTTATCGTCTTGCCGTCCACCTGGATGCTGCGGGTGGCAAACTCCACCCCGATGGTGCTCTTGCTCTCCAGGTTGAACTCATTTCTTGTGAAACGGGACAGCAGGTTACTCTTCCCCACGCCAGAGTCTCCTATTAGTACGactgcaacaaaacacacacagcatgagtAACTCACAAACAGTAGAAGCTAAGTGCTGTGAAATCATGCTGGAGCCAAGCATCCTGTCCCTCTATCCTTGTTACATGGTACTAAGTCAGTTTATAGCTCAGTTTCTATTCTCAGACTTTTATTTCGGTTTATTGTTTATGGCTTTCACAACATTTAACTCCCTACTTACCACCTTAGTATGCTTATCTCTTTAGTCTTGTGATTTATGTATCGTCAATTTCCTGAACGCATTAACACATTATCTATCTATGCTGTGATAAAATACTGATTGAAGGTGAACAGAACATGTCTATCGGTATGTTACCATACTCTTACACATTTAAATTGTGTCGTACTGCATAAGGCGTTAAGTAGAGGCCAGCTGATAATGTGATCAGGAGCTGCACAGAGTAatgtgtcagcagcagtgctgctcGGTGTTTGACGATGTCAACAAGTTAGCTAAGTAGCTTTAGCTTTAAATACCTCGTAAAGTGAAccaattttatataaattaacATTCCGACTTGGACGACAGATGCCCACTATTGAGTAGCTTGCAGTTTCAGGGGAACTTCATGTCGTCTCAGGTGATTGAGTTACAGGAGGCCAAGTAGCTACCGTGTTAGCAAGCTAGCTTACTTGTTACCTGACGTTAGCCTGCTAAGTCACTACCGTTAGCTGCCACCCGTGGGCTCGCCGATTGGTTCCCACGGTGGAGGTCTATACAACTAAAGACCAAAGTGTTGTAGCACTGCACACAACTAGATTAGTTGATAATAGTAATTACAGGGTTTGCTCGATTACCACTTAGCTACTAGCAGCGCTAACTTTAGCATTAAGGCTGGCTTAGTTGACTTCCTCAGTTCGTGCTGCTCTGGTCGAACTTTTACAAAGAGGACGAACACGCTGTCACTCTTCCGGCTTTACAGAGGAAATTACCTTTGAACAAGTAGTCGTATTCATCATCTCGGGTTCCCATTTTAGAAGACTagtttttgtactttatttaaGTACCTTGtccacaaacaacaacaacccttCCCACCGGCAGCTAGTTCGCACCACCTTCATGCAAGAGATTGTGCACGTGAGCTAACGAACGTCGTTTTCGACCAATTGGAAACGCGAACGCCTTGACTGACACATGCACTGACCAATCAGCTGCCTTCTTTGAAAATGCTGACCAATCATCATGCACTGCAGAGCACACGGCAATACATTACACCCTTTGTTCTCCAAACTTTGACGCCCTGTGTCTCCATGTGGATTGAGCAATATCCACTACACACAGCTTCACAATGTTGTCTAAAGTTAGGAAACAATTACACTCCGAACATTTATTCTAACGgcttaaattgcttttttttattttactcagGGGtatgtaaacattttcctgctcAGAATAAAACTATTTGGAAAAAAGCAGATAATCTGCAGCCAACCACATAATCTAACAAAGGGCCTATGTGGAAATAAGCAATAGAGATGAGTGGCACTGATTAAAGATGGATGGAATATGCAATGCTGTGTATTAAGTGGTCCTAAATATACAGTTAGCCCACTGTTAATAAAGCTGGTTATGCACTAGAAAATATATTAGTAGTCTATTTGTACTCCACTGTATTTCACTGTCACCTCATTCTTTCTTGGTGGGCACAGACATTAGTAGATTGTCATTGGTAGGTAACCTAGACTTTGAATAATATTGTTCAATACACAAATAGTAGGATTTGTGATTCCTATTCTGGCGCGCTGGTTGTCTAATCTGTGACTGTTTTCTTTGGCAGAGTTTAGTCTCTACTGGTCTAAGTAACTTTATCTTTGAAGGGCTCAGAATGACCTCAAGTCATTGGACTTTCCCCATCTCCCCCAGCCACATTTTCAGATGTCTGTCCCACTGGCAGGCCTGACAGTGATGTCGCTGGGCAGGTGAATCCAGGCACAAATTTTCAAAATCTAATAAGCAGATTGGCATATTTGTTACCATCCCACGATAGCTGACTTTTGCGCTGCCTGCAGGCAATAAGTCTTCGGACTGCAACACGTTGCCTTCAGGGGCTGTTTGCAGTGAAGAAACAAAACCTAAAATGTGGCAAATATGATGGGAAGTTAAAATCACATACAGCAGTAACCAGTAGCTATATGAGCTACATACTTGATGTACAAATGGAGCATTGATGGCATACCTAATTGCTATTTGGTCCCTAAACTACAGCAAAACTTCTGTTTGCACATTTTGTCTGAGATGACTGGTATGAATGGCTTCCCATTTCCATTTATCATGGATGTCTGATGATTTCAACAAggaattaataaaaatattgtgTGACATCATCTCCACGGACAACAATTCATAGAACTgctttattttgtattcattCTGATTgagtccaaacacacacacatacagccatCTATTTATCCTCACGTATAAATAGATGAATATACACAgatatacataaatacacatttctgATATGCatattcattttgaaatcatGCTATGTCTCTGTAAAGGACTCTCCCTATTGGATGAGGGCACACAGCGATttgaaaacacatacacaacacagcTGAACAGTTGGAAGAATCCCTATTGATTCGCATGTACAGTAAAACCCACAAATCTTTAAATTTTGGATATCTTACAAAGAAACAGCTGTGGTTTATGGACCATAAATATACAGCAGCTGCATCTCAataaacacactggagaatatGGTACAGTAAATCATGTAGATTGCAATCATTTCTTGCCcagcagcaaaaataaaaccaaataaaaataatattctccgattcaaatggaaaatatatttgtatatctttatatatgtatttataattttatgtaCACATTCTCAGGAGCACAActatgagaaagaaaaataaatacaacagcacaagtgaaaaaaagaatataacGAATAGGCCTACATGTAAAAATTGTCAATAAGGCAATAAAAATGAACTTAAACGCTAGACTGTACAAAATATTGCTGCTATGGTCTCCATCTGATGAACAACAGCAAACTGATTACTACTGGCCACTGCACATCATGAGAATGAGCTGATTTCTATTTTGCAATGTCCGACATTGATGTGTCCtcctttacacacaaacacacataaaaacgTACCATCCAACTGAAGAAACTGCTTTTGCagtcagatttttaaaaaacaaagtttgtTGAACTTTATAACTTAAGTCTTAGTTGAGAGTCCTAAGATGTCAGCCACAGAGAGACTACAGTAAACACTACAATGACTGTGATTGActtcaccaacacacacacacacacttgataaTCCTAAACATAAACGCTGTCTAAATATCAGCCTGTGTGAGCGGAAACGAAGATAACGTGATGTATGTTTATTTGGCCTCTATCACTAGTTCATCTTCAGGTCCTCTTGATAAGTGCAAACAACATTCAACCCATTTACAAACTGCTGTGTCTCACCGAGTCAACACTGCGACGCACTGTGTTCATTCAAATATACAGATAACAGGTACGATATTGACTGCAAATACTACAGCTGATGCTCTACGTCTACAAACATCTGAAATGTCCAGTCAACGGATTTCTTATTGTGAGGAGGTGAGGGCGACCAGATGTAGCAACTGTCACTGATATGCTGATTATTTCTCCACttcaaaatcaaagaaaatatgaaattcTGTTGTTATAAATGATTTGTGTGCATCTGTCCACAAGTAGGGCAACACTGGAAGACACTGTAATGGTGTGAAGATTACTACAACGACTGACAATGTCTGCTGCCTTTGTGTTGCAATCGATGCTGAGAGACGAAAGCCTCGGCCGTTTCCGCGAAGATGTGTAGTGTAAAAAGTAGTAACACTGAATTTACATGACGAACACgtggtgtaaaaaaaacaaacaaactgggaACATTACTAAAAAGCTGCAGTGATGAAATTATCAAAACAAGTATGGAAGTTCTTTggatgcaaaacaaaaaacattgaaGCGATTCAGAGTGAAAAAGTACCAATTACAGTGAAGattggaataaaatacaaacagacaaaataaataaaagttcaCAGTAGTAAAACAGTTCAAAgttcagaaatatattttttttttatataaataataaattattctaAGAACTAAACAACTTCTGATCACTGAATATATCCGCTAAAGAAACAATGTGTTTTAACTCTTCTCTCTATAAACTGCATATATTCACTACTGGTAATGTGAGGATGACAAACGAGTGTAGATGGTCTGTTCTGATTGGCCAAACGATGGTTATCAATGTAACTCCAGTTCCACGAGTGCAGGCAGAGCCCTCCGACACCACAGGCTTGACCACCATCGATGGGTTATAAGAATTGGGTACTGAAGGCAAAGATGGAGCCTGTTCAATCCAATGAGAACTGCTTTCCTGACGCATACGTCAATAAAAGTCTCTGATATCTGGCCTACTGAATATGTACAGTAGTGTTTATCCCATCATTCATCTGGCCCAGTTGCCCCGGTGATTGGCTCATACTACAGCGGTGATGtcattcagaaaaaaagaagactttCTGGGCTTGTgaaaagttttacaaagatTAAACCCTCATGGCTTAAGAATATACAATACAAAGAGCAATAAATCACCACATTTATAGCTGGAGTCGTCCTGTCATCTGTTTCAcaggtttctttttaaaatggtgGTGTTTGGAGGACATTTTTGTTGCAATACCACGAGTGGCCACTGGAGAAAATTTGAAGTATCCAGTTCTTATGATACACCCATGATGAACACTCACTCCCCACTCAGCACACTGAAATCTACATGCAGATGCACAGGTGGACATCACGTTTGTCTTTAAATTGCTGAAAGAAAGCTGGATGCCAGGTGAGGGTAAACCCAAGGAGGGTCGGTGGGCACATCCTCATCAACCAAACCACTACACACAAATTTCAGAGTGCTTCTCTGCAGTAGTGAGTCCGTAGAGCCTGTCAGAGGGATGTGACTGTGTGAACCAGAACAGACTGTGCCTAGAAAAAGTATCCGCCCCACTTGGAAGttaccatgttttttttgtcttaaaacatTGAATCAAGTAGGATTTAAAGTTACTTTTGACCCCGATCACCAGGAAAAGATCCTTTAATGtcacagtgaacacagacagTGATGAAAATGATCAATTAAATGTACTTTCTTGTTTTATACTGTGAACAATTGCACTTTCCTTGATCAATGTTTTGCACTTTCCAACCTCTCAGTCTTCAAACACTGTACACCTCTTTTCAATCTTAAAacactttcacatttttgtaatttttttatattcattcttttatttaaaatttctATTCTATGATTGTTGACTTTTGCAGAACTTGTTCATTTTGCACCAAAACACCAAGGCAAGCTCCTTGCTTACggttactgtatttatttttctctctcgtCTTCTACCTCTTGTGTTCCTTTTTGTACtagtagataaaaaaaaaaattagtggCCTCACTGTCCACCGACTGAGCCTTGACCAGAGGGAACCCTGAGCGACAAACTGCACACTTCCCACATCTGACCTGGGCTAAGGGCGGAAAACTGGCTGTAGCCAACAACTGAGTAGCTGGTGAATGTATCTGTCAGTAGCTGGTGGAAGTAATAATCCAAAATGTAGAGACAGATTAATTCCAGTATTGCAAACATAGTCGTTAGTAACATGAGGCTTGCATCGCATTTGATTGTATATGTACCACTTATAGTACTTATTCTTCACCACGGTTGTGTCTCATGATTTGTTGACATGTAAGACTTTCTCTAGAGATTTTTAAGTGTATTTGACCTCCTGAAAACCTAACAACAACTCTTCGGCGTCATGACAAATACTTTCTTTTCCCATCTGTGTAAAATTATGTTATGGTCTGTGAGTGTTT
Encoded here:
- the LOC139202348 gene encoding ras-related protein Rab-11B-like, which produces MGTRDDEYDYLFKVVLIGDSGVGKSNLLSRFTRNEFNLESKSTIGVEFATRSIQVDGKTIKAQIWDTAGQERYRAITSAYYRGAVGALLVYDIAKHLTYENVERWLKELRDHADNNIVIMLVGNKSDLRHLRAVPTDEARAFAEKNTLSFIETSALDSTNVEEAFKNILTEIYRIVSQKQISDRSGHDESPGNNVVDISLPPTMDGQRGSKLPCCQSL